The following proteins come from a genomic window of Nocardiopsis sp. YSL2:
- a CDS encoding iron ABC transporter substrate-binding protein produces MRSIPRRLRLAAVAVPVFALIASACGTDDSETGGGDASAEAVTIYSGRDQELIDPLIDMMREATGLDIEVRYGDTAQMANQIVTEGDQTNADLFIAQDAGALGLLVQEGLLAELPAETTDLVAEEYRDGDGRWVGLSGRSRVFAYDPADVEELPESVLDLTDEEWNGRVGFAPTNGSFQAFVTALRVIEGDDVAQQWLEDMAANDVQLYENNRSQLDALENDEIDLSLNNHYYWYERVAEMGEDAVTSELHYLTNGDAGGLVNVAGAGITAGAANPEGAQQALDYLLSEEGQTFFAENTYEYPLVPGIELADGLVELDSLQQPDIDLSDLGDLDTSIDMIREAGLE; encoded by the coding sequence ATGCGCTCCATCCCCCGACGACTGCGGCTTGCGGCGGTGGCGGTTCCCGTCTTCGCGCTGATCGCCTCCGCGTGTGGCACCGACGACTCCGAGACCGGTGGCGGTGACGCCTCCGCGGAAGCGGTGACCATCTACTCGGGTCGCGACCAGGAACTGATCGACCCCCTCATCGACATGATGCGGGAGGCGACCGGCCTGGACATCGAGGTGCGCTACGGCGACACCGCGCAGATGGCCAACCAGATCGTCACCGAAGGGGATCAGACCAACGCGGACCTCTTCATCGCGCAGGACGCCGGTGCGCTCGGCCTGCTCGTCCAGGAGGGGCTGCTCGCCGAGCTCCCCGCGGAGACGACCGACCTCGTCGCCGAGGAGTACCGTGACGGCGACGGACGCTGGGTCGGACTCTCCGGACGGTCCCGCGTCTTCGCCTATGACCCGGCGGACGTCGAGGAGCTTCCCGAGAGCGTCCTGGACCTCACTGACGAGGAGTGGAACGGCCGGGTCGGGTTCGCCCCCACCAACGGCTCGTTCCAGGCGTTCGTCACCGCGCTGCGGGTCATCGAGGGCGACGACGTCGCACAGCAGTGGCTGGAGGACATGGCCGCCAACGACGTCCAGCTCTACGAGAACAACCGATCGCAGCTGGACGCCCTGGAGAACGACGAGATCGATCTCAGCCTCAACAACCACTACTACTGGTACGAGCGAGTGGCGGAGATGGGCGAGGACGCCGTCACCTCCGAACTCCACTACCTGACCAACGGCGACGCCGGCGGCCTCGTCAACGTCGCGGGCGCCGGGATCACGGCGGGCGCGGCCAACCCCGAAGGTGCCCAGCAGGCCCTGGACTACCTCCTCAGTGAGGAGGGCCAGACCTTCTTCGCGGAGAACACCTACGAGTACCCGCTCGTCCCCGGGATCGAGCTCGCCGACGGGCTCGTGGAGCTGGACTCCCTCCAGCAGCCGGACATCGACCTGAGCGACCTGGGTGACCTGGACACCTCCATCGACATGATCCGCGAGGCGGGTCTGGAGTGA
- a CDS encoding MarR family winged helix-turn-helix transcriptional regulator, protein MWPMSEQAPTPGGDFPLPPVDEQMCFALYAASRAVTNLYRPLLERMNLTYPQYLVMMLLWERRDCPVKDIGAVLQLDYGTLTPLLKRLETRGLVNRDRDPGDERSVRVTLTDEGIRLRALAEGVPEAVGEVIALPADEFEATRLSLRRLTGHVLAGEARLPGPG, encoded by the coding sequence ATGTGGCCGATGTCCGAGCAAGCTCCTACCCCCGGCGGAGACTTCCCTCTCCCACCCGTCGACGAGCAGATGTGCTTCGCGCTCTACGCCGCGTCGCGTGCCGTCACGAACCTCTATCGTCCGCTCCTGGAGCGGATGAACCTGACCTATCCCCAGTACCTGGTGATGATGCTGCTCTGGGAGCGTCGGGACTGTCCGGTCAAGGACATCGGCGCCGTCCTCCAGCTCGACTACGGCACGCTCACTCCGCTGCTCAAACGGCTGGAGACCAGGGGCCTGGTCAATCGGGACCGCGATCCCGGGGACGAGCGCTCGGTCCGGGTCACCCTCACCGACGAGGGCATCCGGCTGCGGGCCCTCGCGGAGGGCGTGCCCGAGGCGGTGGGCGAGGTCATCGCCCTGCCCGCCGACGAGTTCGAGGCGACCCGGCTGTCCCTGCGCCGCCTCACCGGGCACGTCCTCGCCGGGGAGGCGCGGCTGCCCGGACCGGGCTGA
- a CDS encoding anti-sigma factor, translating into MSENCAHGLIAGYAVDGLDPEEAVATERHLDECEDCRRDLVEFRETLVRLAYAESDRPSEAVWTRVRAAAERTRQDAPLVEGPAADRTVTALPAGLRWRRRLPWLLTAACALVAVVLGAGLLSLDRSMDDMRQESSQVEALLSAPDTSIHEGPLGDGARATAYTSYEMDALMFVVDGLPNAPEGMAYQMWYVDPDDDMRSAGMLTPTEQGLHSGMAKDMGSPVQVGVSLEPEGGMPEPSGQPMKFDL; encoded by the coding sequence ATGAGCGAGAACTGTGCGCACGGGCTGATCGCCGGCTACGCCGTGGACGGCCTGGATCCGGAGGAGGCCGTGGCGACCGAGCGGCACCTCGACGAGTGCGAGGACTGCCGACGCGACCTCGTGGAGTTCCGGGAGACCCTCGTACGGCTGGCGTACGCGGAGTCGGACCGGCCTTCGGAGGCGGTGTGGACGCGGGTACGGGCCGCCGCGGAGCGGACCCGTCAGGATGCCCCGCTGGTGGAGGGCCCCGCAGCGGACCGGACGGTCACCGCCCTGCCCGCGGGGCTCCGGTGGCGCCGTCGGCTGCCCTGGCTGCTGACGGCCGCGTGCGCCCTGGTGGCCGTCGTCCTGGGGGCTGGCCTGCTGTCGCTGGACCGCAGCATGGACGACATGCGACAGGAGTCCTCGCAGGTCGAGGCGTTGTTGTCGGCACCGGACACGAGTATCCACGAGGGTCCGCTGGGCGACGGGGCCCGGGCGACGGCCTACACCTCCTACGAGATGGACGCGCTGATGTTCGTCGTGGACGGGCTCCCGAACGCGCCGGAGGGCATGGCATACCAGATGTGGTACGTCGACCCGGACGACGACATGCGGTCGGCCGGGATGCTCACGCCCACGGAACAGGGCCTGCACTCCGGGATGGCGAAGGACATGGGGTCCCCGGTGCAGGTCGGGGTCTCGTTGGAGCCGGAGGGCGGGATGCCCGAGCCCAGCGGGCAGCCGATGAAGTTCGACCTGTGA
- a CDS encoding iron ABC transporter permease, which produces MSQGADASDRARPDGRSGRPLGRLAGPLLRRLPLALPLYLLAGATGVLAVLPLGYVVFQALSAGPSALAENLLRARTLELLGNSLGLTATVTLASLVVGTALALLVTRVRLPGGRVWGLVATLPLAIPSYVAAMVWMEALPQLRGFAGSAIVLTLCCYPYVFLPVAAALGRSDRDQEEVARSLGRGPVHVLLRVTLRHVQPSAAAGALLVALYVLSDFGSVATMRYDTFTRVIYNDFRNRFDLASAASLSLVLVAVTLLVLWGEARARGRARFSRLGSGSTRRRPPLDPAGHLAVNRPPAVAALVRGAVGALLVLPFAAVAAAALVFPVAMLAYWIVRGSSAGLDPQRMAETALTTLGLSALAAVVTLVLALPVGILAARHRGRVPRLLEGATWTGYSMPGVVVAVALVYFAVTYAYPLYQQLPLLVLAYALLFLPAAVGSVRSAVAQSAPALEEVGRSLGHGATQVFGRVTLPLAFPGLAAGATLVFLTCMKELPVTLMLHPTGTETIAMRLWSATNVGRFAAAAPYAMMLIVLASVPAFVLGRWAAERRDEP; this is translated from the coding sequence GTGTCGCAGGGCGCGGACGCCAGTGACCGGGCCCGCCCCGATGGCCGCTCCGGCCGTCCACTCGGTCGACTGGCCGGGCCGCTCCTGCGCCGTCTCCCGCTCGCACTGCCGCTGTACCTCCTGGCCGGCGCCACCGGAGTGCTGGCGGTCCTCCCCCTGGGCTACGTGGTGTTCCAGGCCCTGTCCGCGGGGCCCTCGGCCCTCGCCGAGAACCTCCTGCGCGCACGCACCCTGGAGCTCCTCGGCAACAGCCTGGGGCTCACCGCGACCGTCACTCTCGCCAGCCTGGTCGTCGGAACGGCCCTGGCCCTGCTCGTCACCCGGGTCCGGCTGCCCGGCGGGCGCGTGTGGGGGCTGGTGGCCACGCTCCCCCTCGCCATTCCCAGCTACGTCGCCGCCATGGTGTGGATGGAGGCACTCCCCCAGCTCCGCGGCTTCGCCGGTTCGGCCATCGTCCTCACCCTGTGCTGCTACCCCTACGTGTTCCTGCCGGTGGCGGCCGCACTGGGTCGGTCCGACCGGGACCAGGAGGAGGTCGCCCGCTCGCTCGGCCGCGGACCGGTCCACGTCCTCCTCCGGGTGACGCTCCGCCACGTCCAGCCGTCGGCCGCCGCCGGAGCACTGCTGGTCGCGCTGTACGTGCTGTCGGACTTCGGGTCCGTGGCGACCATGCGCTACGACACCTTCACCCGTGTCATCTACAACGACTTCCGCAACCGCTTCGATCTGGCGAGTGCCGCCTCCCTCAGTCTCGTCCTCGTCGCCGTCACCCTGCTGGTGCTGTGGGGCGAGGCCCGTGCGCGGGGCAGGGCGCGGTTCAGCCGCCTGGGGTCCGGGAGCACCAGGCGCCGGCCGCCACTCGACCCGGCAGGACACCTGGCCGTGAACCGACCTCCGGCGGTCGCCGCCCTGGTACGGGGCGCGGTCGGCGCGCTCCTGGTGCTGCCGTTCGCGGCGGTGGCCGCGGCGGCGCTGGTGTTTCCCGTCGCGATGCTCGCGTACTGGATCGTGCGGGGCTCCTCGGCCGGACTCGATCCGCAGCGGATGGCCGAGACCGCGCTCACCACGCTCGGGCTGTCCGCACTCGCCGCGGTGGTCACACTGGTCCTCGCCCTGCCCGTGGGCATCCTCGCCGCCCGCCACCGCGGCCGGGTCCCCCGCCTGCTGGAGGGGGCCACCTGGACGGGCTACTCGATGCCGGGCGTCGTGGTGGCCGTCGCGCTGGTGTACTTCGCCGTCACCTACGCGTATCCGCTCTACCAGCAGCTACCCCTGCTCGTCCTCGCCTACGCCCTGCTCTTCCTGCCGGCCGCGGTCGGCTCGGTGCGCAGCGCCGTCGCCCAGTCCGCCCCCGCGCTGGAGGAGGTCGGCCGGAGCCTGGGGCACGGCGCCACCCAGGTGTTCGGCAGGGTCACCCTGCCGCTGGCCTTCCCCGGCCTCGCGGCCGGCGCCACCCTGGTCTTCCTGACGTGCATGAAGGAGTTGCCGGTGACCCTGATGCTGCACCCCACCGGCACCGAGACCATCGCCATGCGCCTCTGGTCGGCCACCAACGTCGGCCGCTTCGCCGCGGCCGCGCCCTACGCCATGATGCTCATCGTCCTGGCGTCCGTACCCGCGTTCGTCCTCGGCCGGTGGGCCGCGGAGAGAAGGGATGAGCCATGA
- a CDS encoding ABC transporter ATP-binding protein: protein MSALVVEGVHKRFGDTSVLRGVDLEVPDSSFGALLGPSGCGKTTLLRLVAGFERPDAGTIAVGGRRLADGNGVHVRPERRGIGIVPQEGALFPHLSVARNVAFGLGRRWRERTGARSTRGARTAEVLELVGLSGYGRRMPHELSGGQQQRVALARALAPEPELILLDEPFNALDPTLRADLRAEVRDVLRTAGVTGLLVTHDPGEALSTADHVALMRDGEIVQHGTPRHVYEYPRDAGLAGYLGETVVLAGELRAGRVQCALGTLAHDGEWSALGNEGPGTVVLRPERVEFAEHTATSRASAPGAREDGVLARVAEVTFAGHDTVVHLVVEDCGTRVRARSHRHPAPEVGALVRVRVSGEVSFFTGDRARAWDRDPREAADAVVSGHR from the coding sequence ATGAGCGCCCTGGTCGTCGAAGGCGTGCACAAGCGCTTCGGAGACACGAGTGTCCTGCGTGGCGTCGACCTGGAGGTGCCCGACTCCTCGTTCGGCGCCCTGCTCGGTCCGTCCGGGTGCGGTAAGACGACGCTGCTCCGGCTCGTCGCCGGGTTCGAGCGCCCCGACGCCGGCACGATCGCGGTCGGCGGGCGGCGCCTGGCCGACGGGAACGGCGTGCACGTCCGGCCGGAGCGGCGCGGTATCGGGATCGTGCCCCAGGAGGGCGCTCTGTTCCCCCACCTGTCGGTGGCGCGCAACGTCGCCTTCGGGCTCGGGCGTCGGTGGCGCGAGCGGACGGGCGCCAGGAGCACCCGCGGGGCCAGGACGGCCGAGGTCCTGGAGCTGGTCGGCCTGTCGGGCTACGGGCGGCGGATGCCGCACGAGCTCTCCGGCGGGCAGCAGCAGAGGGTCGCGCTCGCCCGGGCGCTGGCGCCCGAACCGGAACTGATCCTGCTCGACGAGCCCTTCAACGCGCTCGATCCGACGCTGCGCGCCGACCTGAGGGCCGAGGTCCGAGACGTCCTCCGGACGGCGGGGGTGACCGGACTCCTGGTCACCCACGATCCCGGCGAGGCGCTGTCCACGGCCGACCACGTGGCGCTGATGCGGGACGGGGAGATCGTGCAGCACGGCACGCCGCGGCACGTCTACGAGTATCCCCGTGACGCCGGACTCGCCGGCTACCTGGGGGAGACCGTGGTACTCGCGGGAGAGCTGCGCGCGGGCCGCGTCCAGTGCGCGCTGGGCACGCTGGCGCACGATGGGGAGTGGTCCGCCCTGGGGAACGAGGGGCCGGGCACCGTGGTGCTACGGCCCGAGCGGGTCGAGTTCGCGGAGCACACCGCGACGTCCCGCGCGTCCGCGCCGGGCGCACGGGAGGACGGGGTCCTCGCCCGGGTGGCCGAGGTGACCTTCGCGGGACACGACACCGTCGTCCACCTGGTGGTGGAGGACTGCGGGACCAGGGTCAGGGCACGGTCCCACCGCCACCCGGCACCGGAGGTGGGCGCGCTGGTGCGCGTTCGGGTGTCGGGCGAGGTCTCCTTCTTCACCGGTGACCGGGCGCGGGCCTGGGATCGGGACCCCAGGGAGGCCGCGGACGCGGTGGTGTCGGGGCACCGGTGA
- a CDS encoding helix-turn-helix transcriptional regulator has product MTLSDVADELEWSPAKLGHIETGIRKWPSVMEISALLRLYGVTGGQREAILTLVRESRLRPWWTEYEDVLSSAYVGNEAGAVAVECYSGILVPDLLQVPDYTATVARALGHGERGAERMVAAQMKRQEILEQGGLARYHAIVEEDALQRISSDLDLLRAQTSRLVELATGSDRVTLQLLPTSAGPHAGIAGPFSVLEFDEDEAALAYVDATQGGAIVESEEAVRRCRRVWAGLVRVAASPQATAGILRRMALLT; this is encoded by the coding sequence ATGACCCTCAGCGACGTGGCCGACGAACTGGAGTGGTCGCCCGCCAAGCTGGGGCACATCGAGACCGGGATCCGCAAGTGGCCGTCGGTCATGGAGATCTCGGCGCTCCTGCGCCTGTACGGAGTGACGGGAGGTCAGCGTGAGGCGATCCTCACTCTCGTCCGCGAGTCCCGGCTGCGCCCGTGGTGGACGGAGTACGAGGACGTGCTCTCCTCCGCCTACGTCGGCAACGAGGCGGGCGCGGTGGCGGTGGAGTGCTACTCCGGCATCCTCGTGCCCGACCTGCTCCAGGTCCCCGACTACACGGCCACGGTCGCCCGTGCCCTGGGACACGGCGAGCGCGGAGCCGAGCGCATGGTGGCGGCCCAGATGAAGCGACAGGAGATCCTCGAACAGGGCGGACTGGCCCGGTACCACGCGATCGTCGAGGAGGACGCCCTCCAACGCATCTCCTCCGACCTGGACCTGCTGCGGGCGCAGACCTCCCGACTGGTGGAATTGGCCACGGGGAGCGACCGGGTCACCCTGCAGCTCCTGCCCACCTCGGCCGGCCCGCACGCGGGTATCGCGGGGCCGTTCTCCGTCCTGGAGTTCGACGAGGACGAGGCCGCGCTGGCCTACGTCGACGCCACGCAGGGCGGCGCCATCGTCGAGTCGGAGGAAGCGGTCCGCAGGTGCCGCCGGGTGTGGGCCGGACTCGTCCGTGTCGCGGCGTCACCGCAGGCCACCGCGGGCATCCTCCGCCGCATGGCCCTGCTGACCTGA
- the sigK gene encoding ECF RNA polymerase sigma factor SigK codes for MRGVEAAGDGGVEHGAAPPEDGLAAPLRQAAVGDLAAFERVYRELSGPVFGVVRRVLLDVAQAEEVTQEVFLEVWRQCARFDPSRGSVRSWVLVIAHRRAVDRVRSEEAAAARVSAAGRLEPERTPADGVSEQVEHRLEREKVRRCLRRLTEVQRDAVRLTYYTGYTQREAADLLDVPLTTVKGRLRDGLIRLRDCLGVSV; via the coding sequence TTGAGAGGTGTCGAGGCCGCCGGTGACGGCGGGGTCGAACACGGGGCCGCGCCCCCGGAGGACGGCTTGGCCGCTCCGCTGCGCCAGGCGGCGGTCGGTGACCTGGCGGCGTTCGAGCGCGTCTACCGGGAACTGTCCGGACCGGTGTTCGGTGTGGTGCGGCGGGTTCTGCTCGACGTGGCGCAGGCGGAGGAGGTGACGCAGGAGGTGTTCCTGGAGGTGTGGCGGCAGTGTGCGCGCTTCGACCCCTCACGGGGGAGCGTGCGCTCGTGGGTGCTGGTGATCGCGCACCGCAGGGCGGTCGACCGGGTGCGTTCGGAGGAGGCCGCCGCCGCGCGTGTCTCGGCCGCGGGCCGGCTCGAACCGGAGCGGACCCCGGCCGACGGGGTCTCGGAGCAGGTGGAGCACCGGTTGGAGCGGGAGAAGGTGCGCCGCTGCCTGCGTCGGCTGACCGAGGTGCAGCGCGACGCCGTGCGCCTGACCTACTACACGGGCTACACCCAGCGCGAGGCCGCCGACCTGCTCGATGTCCCGTTGACCACCGTGAAGGGCCGTCTGCGCGACGGTCTGATCCGGCTGCGCGACTGCCTGGGGGTGAGCGTATGA
- a CDS encoding DLW-39 family protein has translation MKKIIILALVALGAFAVYRKIQADRAELDLWTEATAVSES, from the coding sequence GTGAAGAAGATCATCATCCTGGCGCTGGTGGCCCTCGGGGCTTTCGCCGTCTACCGCAAGATCCAGGCCGACCGCGCCGAGCTCGACCTGTGGACCGAGGCCACGGCGGTCAGCGAGAGCTGA
- a CDS encoding AMP-binding protein — protein MAPDVGRPPAPANLRHTLRTVRVLVRAGVLSAGRPDRILRQLRALRTWGATVAGGYAAANERVPDRVSVIDDNGPTPFREMNLRARLLAVELDRAGVRPGASVGVLCRNHSAFVQTMAACGRLGADCVLLNTGLAPAQVVAAAADHGLAALVADAEFEDLYGGVAAEVPRFTAWGEASVPGPRVPWRAREVADTEEEPAPPERPGRLVVLTSGTTGTPKGARRPTPKGPQDAASVLSRIPLRSSDRILVAAPVFHTWGLAGVQLGMSMRATLVMRRQFDPEDVLRAVAEHRCTAVFAVPVMLRRIMDLPPRVRARYDTSSLRVVACSGSAMSPKLITDFMDGFGDVLYNLYGSTEVSWATIATPEEMRRSPTTAGRPPLGTRLAVLDADGVEVPPGTEGSIHVGNEMLFEGYTNGGTRDVAQGLMATGDRGHVDVDGLLHVAGRDDDMIISGGENVFPRPVEELIVTLPSVREVVVTGVPDEEFGHRFAAFVVPYEGREVDPNEIRLLVRQELGRFSVPRDVVLLDELPRNATGKVMKRRLPTDASPR, from the coding sequence ATGGCGCCAGACGTCGGCCGCCCGCCGGCCCCCGCGAACCTGCGACACACGCTTCGGACCGTGCGCGTCCTGGTCAGGGCCGGGGTCCTCAGTGCCGGTCGGCCCGACCGGATCCTCCGACAGCTGCGCGCCCTGCGCACCTGGGGCGCGACCGTGGCGGGCGGCTACGCGGCCGCGAACGAACGCGTCCCGGACCGCGTGTCCGTCATCGACGACAACGGGCCGACGCCCTTCCGCGAGATGAACCTGCGCGCCCGTCTGCTGGCCGTGGAGCTGGACCGGGCCGGGGTGCGGCCCGGGGCGAGCGTGGGGGTGCTGTGCCGCAACCACAGCGCGTTCGTGCAGACGATGGCGGCCTGCGGTCGCCTGGGAGCGGACTGCGTCCTGCTCAATACGGGCCTGGCCCCCGCTCAGGTGGTGGCCGCGGCGGCCGACCACGGTCTGGCCGCGCTGGTGGCCGACGCCGAGTTCGAGGACCTGTACGGAGGCGTGGCCGCGGAGGTCCCGCGGTTCACGGCCTGGGGTGAGGCCTCCGTTCCGGGTCCGCGCGTGCCGTGGCGGGCCCGGGAGGTCGCCGACACCGAGGAGGAGCCCGCCCCTCCGGAGCGTCCGGGGCGGCTGGTCGTGCTGACGTCGGGGACCACGGGCACGCCCAAGGGGGCCCGCCGTCCCACGCCCAAGGGTCCGCAGGACGCGGCGTCGGTCCTGTCCAGGATTCCGTTGCGGTCCTCGGACCGGATCCTGGTCGCGGCACCGGTCTTCCACACCTGGGGCCTGGCCGGGGTGCAGTTGGGGATGTCGATGCGGGCGACGCTGGTCATGCGCCGCCAGTTCGACCCGGAGGACGTGCTGCGGGCGGTGGCCGAGCACCGGTGCACGGCGGTGTTCGCGGTGCCGGTGATGCTGCGCCGGATCATGGACCTGCCGCCGCGGGTCCGGGCCCGGTACGACACGTCGTCGCTGCGTGTCGTGGCGTGCAGCGGTTCGGCGATGAGCCCGAAGCTCATCACCGACTTCATGGACGGGTTCGGTGACGTGCTCTACAACCTGTACGGCTCGACGGAGGTGTCGTGGGCGACCATCGCGACCCCGGAGGAGATGCGGCGGTCGCCGACCACGGCGGGCCGGCCGCCGCTGGGGACGCGGTTGGCGGTCCTGGACGCCGACGGGGTGGAGGTCCCTCCGGGGACGGAGGGCTCGATCCACGTCGGCAACGAGATGCTCTTCGAGGGGTACACGAACGGCGGGACCCGGGACGTGGCGCAGGGCCTGATGGCGACCGGCGACCGCGGTCACGTGGACGTGGACGGGCTGTTGCACGTGGCCGGGCGGGACGACGACATGATCATCTCGGGCGGGGAGAACGTGTTCCCCCGGCCGGTGGAGGAGCTGATCGTGACTCTGCCGTCGGTGCGCGAGGTGGTGGTGACGGGTGTGCCGGACGAGGAGTTCGGGCACCGGTTCGCGGCGTTCGTGGTGCCCTACGAGGGGAGGGAGGTCGATCCCAACGAGATCCGGCTTCTCGTCCGTCAGGAGCTGGGCCGGTTCTCCGTTCCGCGTGACGTGGTGCTGCTCGACGAGCTTCCGCGCAACGCGACCGGCAAGGTGATGAAGCGGCGGCTGCCGACCGACGCCTCCCCGCGGTAG
- a CDS encoding sulfite oxidase, protein MFDTTRTTARVPAAVSGLVAAGAAVAVAEVVAVIMGRSDVTPLLAVGDATVDLTPLPVKQFAVDTFGTADKIALFVGMGAIMVVAAALLGAAAGRRRRIGAAGLAAFAVVGLAAVLTRPGAGVLDTVPTLVGTAACYLVLILLLNAGARQETVGLTPLGADPAASTESGGTGEGDGAEQSVGSGGPADAPRGAPGFDRRRFVLLAGSAAALSAGAGTTARLFAASGPGTRTGVGDISLPRPSDPAAPLPDGADLELDGLSSFFTPNDDFYRIDTALSVPRLDASTWSLRIHGNGVEERTYTYEDLLNRPDLVERDITIACVSNPIGGDLIGNARWIGVPLATLLEEVGVVPPSRGGRADQLVSRSSDGMTIGTPVEDVMDGRDAMLALGMNGEPLPYDHGFPVRMVVPGLYGYVSACKWLVDIDVTTFDAFDAYWVPRGWSARGPIKTQSRIETPRSGDALTTGTVAVAGVAWAQTTGIERVEVSIDGGEWREAELAAEDTADTWRQWVYEWDAEPGDHEISVRATDRDGETQTDEQAPVAPDGATGRHTVQVTVA, encoded by the coding sequence ATGTTCGACACCACCCGCACAACGGCCCGGGTACCGGCCGCGGTCTCGGGCCTCGTCGCCGCCGGCGCCGCGGTCGCCGTGGCCGAGGTCGTCGCCGTCATCATGGGGCGGTCCGACGTGACCCCGCTGCTGGCCGTCGGTGACGCGACGGTCGATCTGACTCCGCTGCCGGTCAAACAGTTCGCGGTGGACACCTTCGGGACCGCCGACAAGATCGCCCTGTTCGTCGGCATGGGCGCGATCATGGTCGTGGCCGCGGCCCTCCTGGGCGCGGCCGCCGGACGGCGCCGCCGGATCGGCGCGGCCGGACTCGCCGCCTTCGCGGTGGTGGGCCTGGCCGCCGTCCTCACCCGGCCGGGTGCCGGAGTCCTCGACACCGTGCCGACCCTGGTGGGGACAGCCGCCTGCTACCTGGTCCTGATCCTGCTGCTCAACGCCGGCGCGAGGCAGGAGACCGTCGGGCTCACACCGCTCGGCGCGGACCCCGCCGCCTCCACGGAAAGCGGAGGGACGGGAGAGGGCGACGGCGCCGAGCAGTCCGTCGGTTCGGGCGGGCCCGCGGATGCCCCGCGCGGTGCGCCCGGATTCGACCGGCGTCGCTTCGTCCTGCTCGCGGGCTCGGCGGCCGCGCTCTCCGCGGGTGCGGGGACGACCGCCCGGCTGTTCGCCGCTTCCGGACCTGGCACGAGGACCGGCGTGGGCGACATCAGCCTGCCCCGACCGTCCGACCCGGCTGCGCCCCTACCGGACGGCGCCGACCTGGAACTCGACGGGCTCTCCTCGTTCTTCACCCCGAACGACGACTTCTACCGCATCGACACCGCGCTCTCCGTGCCCCGCCTGGACGCCTCGACCTGGTCACTGCGCATCCACGGCAACGGGGTCGAGGAGCGCACCTACACCTACGAAGACCTGCTCAACCGACCCGATCTGGTGGAACGCGACATCACCATCGCCTGTGTCTCCAATCCGATCGGCGGCGACCTGATCGGCAACGCGCGGTGGATCGGTGTCCCCCTGGCGACCCTGCTCGAAGAGGTGGGCGTGGTGCCGCCGTCCCGTGGCGGGCGCGCCGACCAACTCGTGTCGCGCTCCTCCGACGGCATGACCATCGGCACGCCCGTCGAGGACGTCATGGACGGGCGCGACGCGATGCTCGCCCTCGGCATGAACGGTGAGCCGCTCCCCTACGACCACGGTTTCCCGGTGCGGATGGTGGTGCCGGGCCTGTACGGCTACGTCTCGGCGTGCAAGTGGCTCGTGGACATCGACGTGACCACGTTCGACGCCTTCGACGCCTACTGGGTCCCGCGGGGCTGGTCGGCGCGGGGCCCGATCAAGACCCAGTCCCGCATCGAGACACCGCGGAGCGGAGACGCGCTCACCACGGGCACGGTGGCCGTCGCCGGTGTGGCCTGGGCCCAGACCACCGGCATCGAGCGGGTCGAGGTCAGCATCGACGGCGGCGAGTGGCGGGAGGCCGAGCTCGCCGCGGAGGACACCGCCGACACCTGGCGCCAGTGGGTCTACGAGTGGGACGCCGAGCCGGGCGACCACGAGATCTCGGTCCGGGCCACCGACCGCGACGGCGAGACCCAGACCGACGAGCAGGCCCCGGTGGCGCCGGACGGCGCCACCGGACGGCACACGGTCCAGGTCACCGTGGCCTAG